The DNA sequence GATTTTCTCAATTTATCATCGCTGATACTCTGGTTTTCTCTGTCTCCACTGGTTTCACAACCATAAGCGAAGGTTTTGAAAAAACAAATTGCAAATAATTACCTACATTTGTATTGAATTCCGTGACATAATGTCAAAAATAGCTATTATGCTTTAGTTAAATAGTAATTGGGATAGCTTTGGGAGATACAGAGATTTTAATGTTGACGAAATTTTAGTCAGCGATGATTCAAATTATAGTCAATTGAATTCTGCAATCGTAGAGCATCTAATGATCGATACATCAGAAAAAATCATCGAAATCAAATACATTGTCAATGAATATTGTTCTCCAATGAAAATTCGGAACAATATGGGAGTTCGAGTATACATGGAgacaaaaaaggaaaacaaaagctTAGGAGTGTATCCACTATGTATAACAGTGCGTGATTTCGATTTGGAATGCAGTATCTCTAATTCGAATACAATTGCAGGTTTGCTCTGTTATTTCAGTGgtgatatttttttatatttcatgTGTTCTACAATTTTTCTTAAATATAGCTACAAAAATACTACATAACAAGTTTAGTTCAACTGTTATAAATATTGAAGTATTGAATTTCACGTGTTCTACAATTTTATATCAAATTATCTACAATGTATGTCTGAACTGTAGTTAGCTTTAATTGAGTGCAATTTTATCTGAAACACTAAAGTTGATTGATATGAAAATATCTCCGGCAATAGTGGAATATGAAAGTATCATCATAACAGAACATATTTCAAATGTTATTGAAGTAGGCCAAGTTTACAAAGATAAGCAAATAATTGCCAGTGCAATGAAGCACTATTCTGTTATGAACAAGTTCCAATTTAGGGTGAAAAGGTATAGCGCAAGAAGGTAGGAACAGTTCAATTGTCAAcatcatattttttttaatttgtattttctttgtatttttttGTATAGTTTGTAATAtcattgtatataatttgtaattgttttatatataaattgttaaatataaGATTTTAATGCTTAAACAACCTATTATTTTGTAGCTACATTTTTCATAACATTCTCTAAATTGTTTTTATTCTGTAGCTACTGCCTGGTACGTGTTGGGGACAATTGTACATGGCACTTCAAGTCCACCAGCATAAATGATTCAGCATTGTTCAAGGTTCGAAAATTCAACAGCTTGCACACATGCTCTTTGATGGACAATGCATACATACAACGCAAACCTACTGCCACGGTAGTTAGTAGCATGGTTATACCAAAATATGCGGATCCTAAGACAATTTACACACCAAAAGACATACAAACTGATGTGTTGTCGGAACACGATGTGAACTTAACATACATGCAAGTTTGGAGAGCAAAGGAAAAGGCGTTGGAATTTTTGAGAGGTCATCCTGCTGATTCCTACAGTCGCTTGCCAAGTTATTTGTATATTCTGGAGAAGACTTATTCGGGGTCGAGAGTTAAATTGCAGAAAACTGACGACGTC is a window from the Nicotiana tomentosiformis chromosome 10, ASM39032v3, whole genome shotgun sequence genome containing:
- the LOC138900186 gene encoding uncharacterized protein; this encodes MKISPAIVEYESIIITEHISNVIEVGQVYKDKQIIASAMKHYSVMNKFQFRVKSYCLVRVGDNCTWHFKSTSINDSALFKVRKFNSLHTCSLMDNAYIQRKPTATVVSSMVIPKYADPKTIYTPKDIQTDVLSEHDVNLTYMQVWRAKEKALEFLRGHPADSYSRLPSYLYILEKTYSGSRVKLQKTDDVCFLYAFVTFSTSIKGWEYCRPVVVVDVTFLKSAYRGIMLINI